In the Triticum aestivum cultivar Chinese Spring chromosome 2B, IWGSC CS RefSeq v2.1, whole genome shotgun sequence genome, GTACCAACATCCCGGCTTGGCTTGGCTCGGCTCGGCTTGAAGTAGTACTGTAGATGAGGCCAGGTTTGGCGGTCTCCACTTTGTGGTGGCGCGACCAGGTGTCCAGGTTCCCACGTCATCTAACATGGACAGCCTCCGTCCCGCGTGCCATGCCATATGAGAGACCCGGATTCCCGCGAGAAGCCACTTCCATTGCATCTCATACGTACAGCACCTTGGATTCGTGCTCATCTCTAGCTAGTAGCTAGCTAGTGGAGCTGTACTGTACTCCGTGCACGCTCCACCGGGATAAAACACAAAAGCACGGCACATACGCGTGCATGTGCATCGGGTTCGGGGTAACAACAAAGGATAAACAAGAGCTGATGCACCATTCCATGAGAATTCAGATCAGAGAGGCCGGTGCCAGCGTCGATCGAAGACTGCCGCAGCGCATGCGCGAGCGCTGGGGCGCCGGGACGGCGCATGTGAGCACGCCGCAGCTGCCCGATCGTGCGCACGCGTGCAGATGCGGCGCGCCACGTGAGCCCCCGTGCGCGCGCGCGACGGCCGGCTGCAGCGTCATGTGCGGCGGCCGTGGATGCGTGGCGTGGCTGGCCGTCGCCATTGCCGATGTCCGCGCACATGGCGCCACGCACGCGTGTGCCTGTGCCGCGAGACCGGGTCAAACGTGGCTGCGCTGCACGAGGCGGGGACGGGATCGAGCCGAGCGAAACAAGGGAGGAAGCATCCTCGCGTTTCCATCCTCCCGCGCCCACGTCCTTCTCACCTGTCTTGCAACTTGGCATGCATACACTTATGGATGGTTCCATGCATGCTTGCAAGTGCCGCTTGATGTCTATAACAAGTTAATGCAAGCTTGGAGATGCTAATCAAGGTTCTCTCCCAAACCTTGCCGGGATTCGCCGCCCAAACTCCTCCAAAACCTGTTAATTCGGTTTTACTTTTGCATGGAACCTGTTAGTGCGCTTAACAAAAGCTCTCTttctgaaggcgttgctgttgaagaatctcGACATCTGTGTGATCTCATAAGATGGTTGGCGCGGATATGGTCATTGTTTTAGTTTGCGGATCGCAGATCCAAGCTAGGTTTTTTTCTCTCGCCTACATATAGTTTTGGTCTtgcatgactttgctatttgtcAACGTGTTTTTTGTGCgtgtgttggtgttggctgtgtgcattctTAGTATGCAGAGACCGGTTGTGTGCTTATTatatttgtatcctcttgatgctttattttgagttaataaaatttACCCTTTGTCGAAAACAAAGTGGAGACACATTGAGCTTTGGCGCCTTGCTGGGGCTTGATGTTTAGAGCATCTACATCAACGATGGCCAAATCCGGCCCCTCTAAggccggcggacgcgtccggcgcatTCGCGGGCACTGATCGGATACGCATCATATTTGCCACTATGCATTTGCGTATCTCATATTCGACGCCTTATATCTATACCACACATGCAACATTGATCTACCCTACGTGATCAAACGACGGACAACAAAAATCGGTTGCGAAGGAACACAAGATCAACTGCAAACGAACATTAACAAATTTCGCCACATCCAAAAGATCATAGTTCGTCACCGGACAAGTTCTCAAACTTCTACAACTAAAAACGATATAAACATTGAGGAGGCGGGGCAGAATCGCAACTTCCTCGCCGGGCCTTTGCCCTTCTGGTTGCTGGCGCAGCTGTAGTCGTCTGCGGCTGGTGGATGGTCTTGGTCGTCCCACGAGAAGGTGCAGCTGTCGCCgtcgtcggagtcggagtcggagaggACGATGAGCCCCTTCACCCGACGCACCGCCCTGTTATGCTCCTGCTTCAACCTGGCGACCCGAGCCTTCTCCGTCGCTGCCTCCTTCGCCTTGCGGTCCGACTACTCAATAGCAAGCCAGAGCGCCTTAGCGTTCTTTTCTCTAAGGCGGCGAGCGTCCGTCTCCACCGTCGTGAGGGAGCAGCGGGAGACCCATGCGAGGAGACGGGCGTCCTCGCCGGGGTCCGCCTCCATCccgcggcggcggcaagcggactGCTCTGCGCGCCCTCTCCCCTGCACGTTGCATCTCGCGCGCTACGCCCGCCTCCTACTCCTGAGGGCGCGTGCGGGCCGGTGGTGTGGGCACAAGCACCCAACACTGACCGCATGGAGGAGCAGCCGGCGGAAGGGTAGGAGACGGCACGGGGCCGGCGCGGACTGTGCTGTCCTGGTGTTGCTACGCGCGAGCCGGGAGGGTCCAGCTCCGGCGTCCGCGCCGCGCCGACGCGGGAGCTGCGGCAACGCTTCAGATCTAGAGCTGCCGCCGgtctccaccttggaccgctccagCGCAATGCGGAGGGCCATCTACTCCTCGTATTTGAGCTCGGAGCCGGAGTCGCTGCCGGAACTGCTCATCGTATTGGATGGGATCAGAATCGGAGAGGAACAGGAGTGGACAGAGCGAGAGATGATGGGGGAGTGAGGTAGGGTTTGAAGCGAGGCGTCCGGATTGGGGTTATTTGTGGGATCGGTGATGGGCCGTACCTGTCAGGCGGACGCGCCCCGGGCATTGCCCTAGCCGCCTTATATCCGTCCTATATTTAGGTTGGATTTGAGGGGTGCCGGTTAGCCCGGATATTTGTCCGCGGTTTGAGAGGTCTGATTGGTTTATTTTTTGACCGATCAGTGACCGGACGCCTTGTCCAAATGTTTGAGACGGTTATGAAAAGGCTGGCTCTATATGCTCTTACAGACCCCTCTGGAACCCAGGCTGAGAGACTTTAGCTCACCGCCCCGTTTTTGTGTTTCTCTTATCCACGGTGATCTTTTGATTACTCGCATTGTTTTGCCGCCACTCTTCTGTTTAATATATGACGAAAGGCTGGATCTCTAAAAAAACGAATCTACGTGGAGGAGAAAAATCGGAACGCCACCTGACTACAAAACAGAGGCTGTACAGTAGTACATACCATTTGTGCAGGCCCTTCTCTTAAAATTCCTTAGAGCATCTAAGGACTCATTAAAAAAACACTCAAACCGTAAAATTCCGACGACTATACGAATTTGGTCTGTTTTTTGAGTCAGACCTAAGCCCGTATAGTCGCCCCAGCCTGTAAATTTTTTACGGTGGCCCGGAAAATCCCCCCTTCGCAGTATAATTATAGGTTCGCGGCCGCGATACGGCCGAAACCCTATCCGCCCGCCGCCGTGATTCCCTCATTCCCCCTTTGGtttctcgccgccggtgacctAAGTCCGCCGCCCTGCCCATCGATCTGCCATGATGTGGGGCGGGATGTGCAGCTCTGGCCGGTGTGGTGGCCACAAAGACCCAGAGCGCAAGCGTtacgtcgccgccgacgccgcgcgGAAGCGCTCGGCCCGACGGTACACCAACCATGGGCTCGAGGTGCCGACGTCCCTCCTCCGTTGCGAGACAGAGGAGTACGACCGCCGCCATGCACGACGCTTCGCCACAGGGAGCTCTTCCGGTGCGGGGAGCTCTTCGGGCACGCCGCTGCTTTCGGTGAAAATGGAGCTCGACGAGCTTCCGCCGCTCTGCGCCGTCAAGAGGGAGTCGGGGCTCGAGGCGCCGCCGCTTCACATCATTAAGACGGAGCCGGGCGAGGAGCGCACACGCGGCCGCGGCGTCACCGGCTCGGAGGACCACCTCGTCGGGCCCGACATGGACGCCTTTGAAGCGACGCTCGTCGAGTGCACTGTGCGCGACCAGGAGGAGGTGGACGTGCATCGCCGGCGGGATGAGGAGATCAATGCGCTCCTCTACGAGCAGGCACTCGCTGCCGCGCGCGAGTTCAACGCCAAGCAGGCGGGATGGCGCTGCGAAACCGAGGAGCAAGAGAATATGTACATCGATCTTGTCTTCGACGACGAGTGAGAGTCGCCACCGCCGCAGCATCGCCGCCGCACCCGGAGAGCTCCTTGAGCTCCGTTTTTGGCTAGTTTAGTGTAGGGCTGCATCACGATGTAATCTTTGAAATGTAGCGATGATCAAAGTATGTATGTAGTACTGTGTTCTTCATTTTGCCCGGgaatgtttttttttctttaaaaATTACAGTTTCAATTGAGGGCTTTATTCGGCCGCAGCCGATTTCATCCCTCAAACTTCTGATTTTTCGACCCATATCCATGATATAAGGGCCGCTGGTATACAGGGTCGGCTAGAGATGCCTCTTAGGCTACCAGAGATTATAAGGTAGTAGTAGAGGCGAGATGGGTTGAAGATAAGATATTGGCGTTTTCTGGCTGGGAAATAAAAAGTAGACCTAAAGCTTTTCATGACCATTGCATTAGTCTTCGGAATTTTCTCCAGAATGCATGTGCATATGCGTTTCGTTGGAAGCACGTGTAGCTATAGCTAAGAAGGCCTAAGTATTGGAAGCACAAGAAGACACGCAAAATAAACAAGCAAAACCTGGTAATGAAAATTAGGAGTACAAGAAGATCGATCAAAACTGTTGGTTCTTGTCTCGAGTACGGACGATTTGCATACGTACATATAACTTGGAAACAAACAAGCTAGGTGACGTGTGAGGCTATGGGCGATCTGGTTATACATGCGGCCGACAAAAGAAGGCCGTTCTCGTTCCCTAGCTAGCTACTTCATGAGTTATGGTGCAGCATCGCGAGACCCTGCATGCCGGTGCTTCGAACCGAGAAGGCGCAGCTTGGCTGCAGGTCCATACCATCCTTCATAGCTTCCACCACTGCCGCGGGAGCAATGACGTCGGACGAACTCGCGGTGTCGTGGagatcgtcgtcgtcgtcgaagaCACCATGGCGACGCGTCGCCGGCTCATCCTGCCGTTGGACGacggccctcctcttcttcctgctcctcatatCGCCCGAACTACGAGACCTCGTGGAGATGAAGGAACGGGAGCCAGAGAGGCTCGCGCTGTGACGACTGCCACCCCAGCCGGAGTGGCATTGGTCGCCGCCGAAGGCCGACCGACGCTGCTGTGAAAGCATGCTGGTCTGACCTTGCACTTGCAGCAGCTCTTCCTCTTCGCCGCGCAGGTGCGGCGGCAGGCCGGAGGACGCGTCGGAGACCATAgaatcctcctcctcgtcgtcggagtATTCCACCTGCGGCAGCATCTGCCTCAGGACGTCGCCGGGCTGCACGTATGGCAGCGTGCGACGTTGCTGCTGGCCTGACCCGGAATGCTCCAGGTACAGGGTCCAGCCGGACTGGCAGCCGCTGCTGCACTGCGAGCTCTCCTCGTCAGCGAAGGCTTCGTCTTCTCTCCCCGGCATGGCGGTGTGTGTGATGAGAGCAGAATCAGATCGGCTTCTCTTTTTCCCTGGCTACTAAGCAATGGCGTGCGACGATGCTGTGTGTTCGCTCGCTTGTTGCA is a window encoding:
- the LOC123041318 gene encoding uncharacterized protein; this encodes MPGREDEAFADEESSQCSSGCQSGWTLYLEHSGSGQQQRRTLPYVQPGDVLRQMLPQVEYSDDEEEDSMVSDASSGLPPHLRGEEEELLQVQGQTSMLSQQRRSAFGGDQCHSGWGGSRHSASLSGSRSFISTRSRSSGDMRSRKKRRAVVQRQDEPATRRHGVFDDDDDLHDTASSSDVIAPAAVVEAMKDGMDLQPSCAFSVRSTGMQGLAMLHHNS